One region of Culex pipiens pallens isolate TS chromosome 2, TS_CPP_V2, whole genome shotgun sequence genomic DNA includes:
- the LOC120429162 gene encoding uncharacterized protein LOC120429162, whose amino-acid sequence MFLREFIPANELRKELPDKPTGPRAQIFREVPGAGNFDRWENSGWILLCCGRAFLTRAGNCCSTWWFGCDLAELRRTGSGNFEPRLDFEVRCPFHLWSTSKSWQGPGTWSILVQHGSQWSEDKKTRWRLVARIVVLWIRRRSVSTGSAVWLAHRDQLKPHYQQQGERPNLMTPFEKSTPGAAMVDVDVEMLNLDENMLGTGYGGSGLFRGFPEPVSTGSKRRKRDAGTAKLPDSYPRRSKRLRKPAKNSEFVYS is encoded by the exons CCGACGGGACCGAGAGCGCAAATCTTCCGGGAAGTTCCGGGTGCTGGAAATTTCGACCGGTGGGAGAATTCCGGCTGGATTCTGCTGTGTTGCGGCAGGGCGTTTTTGACCAGGGCCGGCAATTGCTGCTCGACGTGGTG GTTTGGTTGTGATCTTGCGGAGCTACGGAGGACCGGTTCGGGAAATTTCGAGCCTCGTTTGGATTTTGAGGTTAGGTGTCCATTCCACTTGTGGAGTACTAGCAAAAGCTGGCAAGGGCCGGGCACGTGGTCG ATACTCGTTCAACACGGTTCCCAGTGGAGCGAGGACAAGAAAACGCGATGGCGCCTAGTAGCACGAATCGTCGTGTTGTGGATTCGAAGAAGATCGGTGTCGACTGGAAGCGCGGTGTGGCTAGCGCATCGCGATCAGCTTAAACCACATTACCAGCAACAAGGCGAGCGGCCGAACCTGATGACGCCGTTCGAAAAGTCTACGCCGGGCGCGGCAATGGTCGATGTGGACGTAGAAATGCTGAATTTGGACGAGAACATGTTGGGAACCGGATACGGTGGGAGCGGTTTATTCCGGGGTTTCCCGGAGCCTGTCTCGACCGGATCAAAGAGAAGAAAACGTGACGCTGGAACGGCGAAATTGCCTGACAGCTATCCTAGAAGATCGAAGCGGCTTCGTAAGCCGGCGAAGAATTCAGAATTTGTTTATTCTTAA